A region from the Triticum aestivum cultivar Chinese Spring chromosome 3D, IWGSC CS RefSeq v2.1, whole genome shotgun sequence genome encodes:
- the LOC123077492 gene encoding uncharacterized protein: MDSNMKELQEALVDIETDAEQLLLARHELVQNDKMRNANREALTALRKRARTTKSSVPSPFDIVMKEMEGTSGKQLVKEICSTCGNHDPKEHTWLMFPGSDIFARVPFHATHTILEEDQERLDFDTKKLQSFVKEKSFLISEKGALADKISPGIVKSLVSLTDNPK; this comes from the exons ATGGACTCTAACATGAAGGAGCTTCAAGAGGCTCTGGTTGACATTGAAACTGATGCAGAGCAACTTCTTCTAGCTAGACATGAG CTTGTGCAAAATGACAAGATGAGGAATGCTAACAGGGAGGCGTTGACAGCCCTCCGGAAAAGAGCCAGGACAACCAAAAGTAGTGTTCCATCTCCCTTTGACATCGTAATGAAAGAAATGGAAGGAACCTCAGGCAAGCAGCTGGTAAAGGAGATATGCTCAACTTGTGGAAACCACGACCCCAAGGAACATACCTGGCTAATGTTTCCAGGATCAGATATTTTTGCCCGTGTTCCATTTCATGCAACACACACTATTCTGGAAGAAG ATCAAGAACGCCTAGACTTCGACACCAAGAAGCTGCAGAGCTTTGTGAAGGAGAAGTCATTTCTGATCTCCGAGAAGGGCGCCCTTGCTGACAAGATCAGCCCTGGGATCGTGAAATCCCTTGTCAGCCTCACAGATAATCCTAAGTAG
- the LOC123077491 gene encoding metacaspase-1 — protein sequence MGNTGPPRMASWCRHCGASIAAPPAGPSSSVRCALCRRVTRVERHRSVGSASSALAPPSPPRTARSARLELPAGYPASRGKKRAVLVGVSYTGTSYELKGTVKDVELMRNLLRDKFGFPGDSILVLTEESDDQSRVPMRENLLMAMRWLVEGCSAGDSLVFHFSGHGVQKLDTAGDEVDGYNEALCPLDFEEKGKILDDEINETIVRPLGPGVKLHAIIDTCHSGTILDLRYLCRLSRTGYWQWENHIRPGKPKGTNGGLAISISGCNDDQKSTESSVQGFSDTAAIGAMTDSFIRAVESEPGTTYGRLLSAMRATIRDSQGTGRRLPGRIGSFVRKMITSSGVQEPQLCSSEMFDIYRKPFLL from the exons ATGGGCAACACCGGGCCGCCGAGGATGGCGTCGTGGTGCAGGCACTGCGGCGCGAGCATCGCGGCGCCGCCGGCGGGGCCGAGCTCCAGCGTCCGGTGCGCGCTCTGCCGCCGCGTGACGCGCGTCGAGCGGCACCGCAGCGTGGGCAGCGCGTCGAGCGCGCTcgcgcccccgtcgccgccgcggACGGCGCGCTCCGCCAGGCTCGAGCTGCCGGCCGGCTACCCGGCGTCCCGCGGCAAGAAGCGCGCCGTCCTCGTCGGCGTCAGCTACACGGGCACCTCCTACGAGCTCAAGGGCACGGTCAAGGACGTCGAGCTGATGAGGAACCTCCTCCGCGACAAGTTTGGCTTCCCCGGCGACTCCATCCTCGTCCTCACCG AGGAGAGTGACGACCAGAGCAGAGTGCCGATGAGGGAGAACCTGCTCATGGCGATGCGGTGGCTCGTGGAGGGGTGCTCCGCCGGCGACTCGCTGGTGTTCCACTTCTCCGGGCACGGCGTGCAGAAGCTGGACACGGCCGGCGACGAGGTGGACGGGTACAACGAGGCGCTGTGCCCGCTGGACTTCGAGGAGAAGGGCAAGATCctggacgacgagatcaacgagACCATCGTCCGGCCGCTGGGCCCCGGCGTGAAGCTCCACGCCATCATCGACACCTGCCACAGCGGCACCATCCTCGACCTCCGCTACCTCTGCCGCCTCTCCCG GACCGGGTACTGGCAGTGGGAGAACCACATCCGTCCGGGGAAGCCAAAAGGCACCAACGGAGGCCTCGCCATCTCCATCAGCGGCTGCAACGACGACCAGAAGTCGACGGAATCCAGTGTCCAGGGCTTCTCCGATACCGCTGCTATCGGCGCCATGACGGACAGCTTCATCAGGGCCGTGGAGTCCGAGCCGGGGACGACGTACGGGCGGCTGCTGAGCGCGATGAGGGCGACGATCCGCGACAGCCAGGGgaccggccgccgcctccccgggAGGATCGGCTCCTTCGTCCGCAAGATGATCACTTCCAGCGGCGTGCAGGAGCCCCAGCTCTGCTCTTCCGAGATGTTCGACATCTACCGGAAGCCCTTTCTCCTGTGA